The following proteins come from a genomic window of Theileria equi strain WA chromosome 2 map unlocalized gcontig_1105316255037, whole genome shotgun sequence:
- a CDS encoding signal peptide containing protein (encoded by transcript BEWA_036900A): protein MKANLLSVITFLFHLCSCGNVEEDRDASESSRTPLDVSLDITNINPLTTNEYTDVMYGAFHTSFFPKNHPFGKITDGKEEIWTHVGDERCTVVFLNYKEGVSRLNLHILSSTGSEIRYYERKAEDNSGWKSVQERPLSQSSEISDGTVGESDVTSDDSVREERKSQPPAPSKRRLNLLSVISRGSRSNSYHSERQFEEVPPQTPVGATTLSILDLTHPDASICTAIDVNITGILSRVYIIRPKTEVKMIISGNYEIWEGAPKERCTFCISFFKNGKQNMVLLRTKASFKLCYKFYKFKENPTNCVFTKKTGWYLSTKKYIEKINKLRIGTVARVSLDISSENEDIDKYVLTVDAVGGLVTRYYATRNGFVIGQVSYEHEIIWEGKANQACFLAELHLNEDIALLKLYLRQSELFSSCCFKKREDEWKKIDYKTFDRLLDKALVL from the coding sequence ATGAAGGCAAATTTGCTCTCTGTTATAACTTTCCTCTTTCATCTTTGTAGTTGTGGTaatgttgaagaagatCGGGACGCCTCTGAATCTAGTCGGACCCCTCTAGACGTATCACTCGATATAACCAATATTAACCCTCTCACAACTAATGAATATACTGATGTGATGTATGGAGCATTCCATACATCATTCTTCCCAAAAAATCATCCCTTTGGAAAGATTAcagatggtaaagaagagatATGGACTCATGTTGGAGATGAAAGGTGCACCGTAGTTTTCCTAAACTATAAAGAGGGTGTGAGTAGGTTAAACCTCCACATCTTGTCTAGTACTGGGTCTGAGATCAGATACTACGAAAGGAAAGCTGAAGATAATTCTGGATGGAAATCCGTACAAGAACGACCATTATCTCAAAGTTCAGAGATTTCGGATGGAACCGTAGGGGAATCTGATGTTACTTCAGACGACTCGGTCAGAGAGGAGAGGAAATCCCAGCCTCCTGCACCAAGCAAAAGAAGATTAAATTTGCTTAGTGTAATATCCAGAGGTAGCAGGTCTAACAGTTATCACTCTGAGAGACAATTTGAAGAAGTTCCTCCACAAACTCCAGTCGGGGCCACTACCTTATCAATTCTGGATCTTACTCATCCAGACGCATCAATTTGCACAGCTATTGATGTAAACATTACTGGAATTCTATCTAGAGTTTACATAATAAGGCCAAAAACCGAAGTTAAAATGATAATATCTGGAAACTATGAAATATGGGAGGGAGCCCCAAAAGAGCGATGTACATTTTGTAtatcatttttcaaaaatggaaaacAAAATATGGTACTCTTGAGAACAAAGGCGTCATTCAAACTGTGCTAcaaattttacaagttcAAGGAAAATCCTACCAATTGCGTTTTCACAAAGAAAACAGGATGGTATCTATCTACTAAAAAGTATATAGAGAAAATTAACAAGTTAAGAATAGGAACTGTGGCTAGGGTATCGCTGGATATTTCATCGGAAAACGAAGATATTGACAAGTATGTTCTTACCGTTGATGCGGTAGGTGGTCTTGTTACAAGGTATTATGCCACCAGGAATGGTTTTGTAATAGGCCAAGTTTCATACGAACATGAAATAATCTGGGAAGGAAAGGCGAACCAAGCTTGTTTCCTAGCTGAATTACATCTAAATGAGGATATTGCGCTTTTAAAACTATACCTTAGACAATCTGAACTATTTTCGTCCTGCTGCTTTAAAAaaagggaggatgaatggaagaagattgaCTACAAAACATTTGACAGACTCTTGGATAAAGCACTGGTACTTTGA